A genomic segment from Sorangium aterium encodes:
- a CDS encoding DUF1552 domain-containing protein: MNRRIFLRGLGGACVAAPFLGSILDRTVMAQPATPPKRLIVMYTHYGCITTRWFPKKSHGPLTAADLESTTLKHLAPYVDKLLMPRGIRAMNEWTATMVRGQGNDENTQVNGSYFTCHPVTPNSNDPFSFNTATKFYAMPTGPSLDHVIARQLSPQGTPLLMNTIGERDNSQSAISYSAAETLFNSISASQAFSSLTGLFEAGKPTSPDTYAAMRGKSILDIVRDDLQTLERFDMSRADKRKLAAWKELLHATGNVVVPSQCNTSLATALGVTQENIDLVSNANYSDKLTQPISGGLDGADLYSNLALLAAACNANPVIFLKYPAAYSFKGLGLTQEAAGLASRLDHAGMTGTCVPGVIDMILKIDDYYARKFAHLVGQLNRIDEGDGTLLDNCAAVWFQDASDGCARNLNNLPIVQVGSAGGYFKTGWAVNVDDGSPDLTTGNSEITCADGTSDRVDAISQETGTDPSLANAPINKYFCSLMNALGVKAGPDGFPAKGGSAPVTHFGMYDRTEDFIGGGTNPPTIHDPGEFTALRANS; the protein is encoded by the coding sequence GTGAACCGAAGAATCTTCCTCCGGGGGCTGGGCGGAGCTTGCGTCGCGGCGCCGTTCCTCGGCTCGATCCTCGACCGCACCGTGATGGCGCAGCCGGCCACGCCACCGAAGCGGCTCATCGTGATGTACACGCACTATGGCTGCATCACGACGCGGTGGTTCCCGAAGAAATCGCACGGGCCGCTCACCGCGGCGGACCTCGAGTCGACGACGCTCAAGCACCTGGCGCCTTACGTCGACAAGCTCCTCATGCCCCGAGGCATCCGCGCGATGAACGAGTGGACGGCGACGATGGTTCGGGGGCAGGGGAACGATGAAAATACGCAGGTGAACGGGTCGTACTTCACTTGCCACCCGGTCACTCCCAACAGCAACGACCCGTTCAGCTTCAACACGGCGACGAAGTTCTACGCCATGCCGACCGGTCCCTCGCTGGACCACGTCATCGCACGACAGCTCAGCCCGCAAGGCACTCCGTTGCTCATGAACACGATTGGTGAGCGTGACAACTCTCAGTCGGCGATCTCCTACTCCGCTGCCGAGACCCTCTTCAATAGCATCTCCGCGTCGCAGGCCTTCAGCAGCCTCACGGGACTCTTCGAGGCGGGGAAGCCGACGTCTCCGGACACCTACGCGGCGATGCGCGGCAAGAGCATCCTCGACATCGTGAGGGACGATCTGCAGACGCTCGAGCGGTTCGACATGAGCCGTGCCGACAAGCGGAAGCTCGCAGCCTGGAAGGAGCTCCTCCACGCGACAGGAAACGTGGTGGTTCCTTCGCAGTGCAACACGTCCCTCGCCACGGCGCTCGGCGTGACGCAAGAAAACATCGACCTGGTGAGCAACGCGAACTACTCGGACAAGCTGACGCAGCCGATCTCAGGCGGCCTGGACGGAGCGGACCTCTATTCGAACCTCGCCCTGCTCGCGGCGGCGTGCAACGCGAACCCCGTCATCTTCCTGAAGTACCCCGCGGCTTACAGCTTCAAGGGGCTCGGCCTGACGCAGGAGGCCGCGGGTCTCGCGAGTCGCTTGGACCACGCGGGCATGACGGGCACCTGCGTCCCCGGTGTGATCGACATGATCCTCAAGATCGACGACTACTATGCAAGGAAGTTCGCCCACCTCGTCGGGCAGCTGAACCGTATCGACGAGGGCGACGGCACGCTCCTCGACAACTGCGCGGCCGTCTGGTTCCAGGACGCGTCGGACGGCTGCGCCCGCAACCTCAACAACCTGCCGATCGTCCAGGTCGGCAGCGCCGGCGGCTATTTCAAGACCGGCTGGGCCGTGAACGTCGATGACGGCTCGCCCGATCTCACGACCGGCAACAGCGAGATCACGTGTGCCGACGGCACGTCGGACCGGGTCGACGCGATCTCCCAGGAAACGGGGACCGATCCATCGCTCGCCAACGCGCCGATCAACAAGTACTTCTGCAGCTTGATGAACGCCCTCGGGGTCAAGGCAGGCCCGGATGGTTTCCCGGCAAAGGGCGGTTCGGCGCCGGTGACCCACTTCGGCATGTACGACCGGACGGAAGACTTCATCGGTGGCGGGACCAATCCCCCCACCATCCACGATCCGGGCGAGTTCACCGCGCTCAGGGCGAACTCCTGA
- a CDS encoding RDD family protein, giving the protein MNSPTAQPAESYNPYEPPKADASAALRPEERSRLRLASSDRRLVNLVVDYMGLMLFTFLVGVIFGLLGGADVFEKANDTLLGLVMMFAYYASMEAIFGATPGKLVTGTRVVMEDGSRAGLGRIALRTLCRFIPFEAFTFLTRRGGAPVGLHDRLSKTRVILVRGSDDAR; this is encoded by the coding sequence ATGAATTCTCCGACCGCGCAGCCCGCCGAGAGCTACAACCCCTACGAACCACCCAAGGCAGACGCCTCCGCGGCGCTGCGACCGGAGGAGCGCTCGCGGTTGCGGCTCGCGAGCAGCGACAGGCGGCTCGTGAACCTCGTCGTCGATTACATGGGATTGATGCTGTTCACGTTCCTCGTGGGCGTGATCTTCGGGCTCCTCGGAGGCGCCGACGTGTTCGAGAAGGCCAACGATACATTGCTCGGCCTCGTGATGATGTTCGCGTACTATGCCTCGATGGAGGCGATCTTCGGCGCCACGCCTGGCAAGCTCGTCACTGGCACGCGGGTCGTGATGGAGGACGGCAGCCGCGCCGGCCTCGGTCGGATCGCGCTCCGCACCCTGTGCCGGTTCATCCCCTTCGAGGCGTTCACGTTCCTGACGCGGCGGGGCGGCGCGCCCGTGGGCCTGCACGACCGGCTGTCGAAGACCCGTGTCATCCTCGTGCGCGGCTCTGACGACGCACGTTGA
- a CDS encoding Mu transposase domain-containing protein: MAGPIPPPSTIRASSPRSGRTPERSPSSSSASGPPCSPEPSSDRADAPGSRRHPIADRSHPLIALPRALLEPARQALAPRARVRPPRGYVQVLRSLYSVPTRYVGSTVRVRADRASVRIYAGTELVKVHARVAPGKRSTDPSDYPMGKDVAAVRDVASLIASAKKCGVHVGVYAERLLAVPLPWTRMRLVYALLRLCKKFGNGRVEAICQSALAFDVVDVQRVARMLETAKPPASPSTDQRTVIALPAPVTARSKPPTHPRGRRR, encoded by the coding sequence GTGGCGGGACCAATCCCCCCACCATCCACGATCCGGGCGAGTTCACCGCGCTCAGGGCGAACTCCTGAGCGGTCTCCCTCGTCTTCATCGGCCTCGGGACCGCCGTGCTCCCCCGAGCCCTCCAGCGACCGCGCCGACGCCCCCGGAAGCCGTAGGCACCCAATCGCTGATCGATCTCACCCCCTGATCGCCCTACCTCGAGCGCTGCTGGAGCCGGCCCGGCAGGCGCTCGCGCCGAGAGCACGAGTTCGTCCACCTCGCGGATACGTGCAGGTGCTCCGGTCGCTCTACAGCGTGCCCACCCGCTACGTCGGAAGCACAGTGCGCGTTCGCGCCGACCGCGCATCGGTGAGGATCTACGCCGGCACGGAGCTCGTGAAAGTGCACGCGCGCGTCGCGCCGGGCAAGCGTTCCACCGATCCGAGCGACTACCCCATGGGCAAGGACGTCGCAGCGGTGCGCGACGTCGCCTCGCTCATCGCGAGCGCGAAGAAGTGCGGAGTGCACGTCGGCGTCTACGCTGAGCGACTGCTCGCGGTGCCATTGCCCTGGACGCGCATGCGGCTGGTCTACGCACTGCTGCGTCTGTGCAAGAAGTTTGGCAACGGGCGCGTCGAGGCGATCTGCCAAAGCGCGCTCGCGTTCGATGTCGTCGACGTGCAGCGCGTGGCGCGCATGCTCGAGACGGCGAAGCCGCCGGCGTCACCGTCCACGGATCAGCGCACGGTCATTGCGCTGCCCGCGCCGGTGACCGCGCGCAGCAAGCCGCCCACCCACCCACGCGGCAGGCGGCGATGA
- a CDS encoding Kelch repeat-containing protein, with amino-acid sequence MMRFDSPFQRWLFILSTLLFCGALSTGGAGCALGPEPPAGDELQLRFPDHALQILGGGEAFVAVDRGFALASTVGLTGDGEIEASLQRRGGLHAALPARGEGEIRFHLPGGFEARVREIGAEGEGVIAEQAVAFRREGGTSFWSAIEEGYEEWLLLDAGIARAGAPAAAWEVAGATLRQQGDAVEVVDESGAPRLRVTAPAAFARGGRPIAARLAVRGATIELWADAGGEPALIDPVWAPAGAMSTARHGHSATLLYDGNVLVVGGYNGALLASAELYRPSTNTWSSAGSVTPARRYHTATRLSDGRVLIAGGNGASSAPVASAELYDPSTNTWSAAAPMTASRQGHTATLLDDGTVLVTGGLTAGNTYVASAEIYHPATSTWSATAPMTQGRGGHTATLLTSGKVLVAGGRNGSYLSSTELYDPSAGAWSSAGSMSTPRYQHAAARLASGKVLVTGGYNPSSHELASADIFDPAAPSWTAAAPMAVPRTGHTATLLSNGDVLVTGGAIGLTTSTATAALYNPAADAWTSVPAMSDERSGHTATLLANGKVLLAGGVRYGIITNAYLSSAELYADPTTTWVATAWTMVTPMNDDRAEHAAIVLNDGRVLVTGGGHAPAANRAELYGRLSNTWTAAPPMATGRDEHTMTLLPNGKVLVVGGHGTSASNAAEVYDPTTNTWSPAGSPHAARVGHSATLLLNGKVLVVGGFLLDALTAPVALYDPASNTWSPAAPDGATLGKHTATRLTSGDVLVTGGNGNGTLLDRAMLYHPATDSWSPAGSMSVPRWYHTATLLNNGDVLIAGGANGNNYLSSTELYHPATNSWSPGPAIGIRAYHTATRLTDGRVLIAGGYMGTSQLATAWLVNSTGTTSAPTGAMNQARNSHTAVLLGNGKVLVTGGIYFGSLPSAEVYTP; translated from the coding sequence ATGATGCGTTTCGATTCCCCTTTCCAGCGCTGGCTGTTCATCTTGTCTACCTTGCTCTTCTGCGGGGCGCTGTCCACGGGCGGCGCCGGCTGCGCGCTGGGCCCCGAGCCGCCCGCGGGCGACGAGCTCCAGCTTCGCTTCCCCGACCACGCGCTGCAGATCCTCGGGGGCGGCGAGGCATTCGTCGCGGTCGACCGCGGCTTCGCGCTCGCCTCGACCGTCGGATTAACCGGCGACGGCGAGATCGAGGCCTCGCTCCAGCGACGCGGCGGGCTGCACGCCGCGCTGCCGGCGCGCGGCGAGGGGGAGATCCGGTTCCATCTGCCCGGCGGCTTCGAGGCGCGTGTGCGCGAGATCGGCGCCGAGGGCGAGGGCGTTATCGCCGAGCAGGCGGTGGCGTTCCGGCGCGAAGGCGGCACGTCGTTCTGGTCGGCGATCGAGGAAGGCTACGAGGAGTGGCTGCTGCTCGACGCGGGCATCGCGCGCGCGGGCGCTCCCGCGGCCGCGTGGGAGGTCGCGGGCGCGACCCTGAGGCAGCAGGGCGACGCCGTCGAGGTCGTCGACGAGTCCGGCGCGCCGCGGCTGCGCGTGACGGCGCCGGCCGCGTTCGCGCGCGGCGGTCGCCCGATCGCCGCGCGCCTCGCGGTGCGCGGGGCGACCATCGAGCTCTGGGCGGACGCGGGCGGCGAGCCCGCGCTGATCGACCCCGTGTGGGCGCCGGCCGGCGCGATGAGCACCGCGCGCCACGGGCACTCTGCAACGCTGCTCTACGACGGCAACGTGCTCGTCGTGGGCGGGTACAACGGCGCTCTCCTGGCGAGCGCCGAGCTCTACAGGCCGAGCACGAACACCTGGTCATCCGCCGGATCGGTGACCCCCGCCCGCCGCTACCACACGGCGACACGGCTGAGCGACGGCAGGGTGCTCATCGCGGGCGGAAACGGGGCCTCGAGCGCGCCAGTCGCGAGCGCCGAGCTCTACGACCCGAGCACGAACACCTGGTCGGCGGCCGCGCCGATGACCGCTTCGCGCCAGGGGCATACCGCGACGCTGCTCGACGATGGCACGGTGCTGGTGACCGGTGGGCTCACCGCCGGCAACACCTACGTGGCCAGCGCCGAGATTTATCATCCCGCGACCAGCACCTGGTCGGCGACCGCACCGATGACCCAGGGCCGTGGCGGGCACACCGCGACGTTGCTCACGAGCGGCAAGGTGCTCGTCGCGGGCGGGCGCAACGGCTCCTACCTCTCGAGCACGGAGCTCTACGATCCGAGCGCCGGCGCGTGGTCGTCGGCTGGATCGATGAGCACGCCCCGCTATCAACACGCCGCGGCGCGGCTCGCGAGCGGCAAGGTGCTCGTCACGGGCGGCTACAACCCCTCCTCCCACGAGCTCGCGAGCGCCGATATCTTCGATCCGGCAGCACCCTCGTGGACGGCGGCCGCTCCGATGGCTGTCCCCCGCACCGGACACACTGCGACGCTGCTCAGCAATGGCGACGTGCTCGTGACGGGCGGGGCCATCGGCCTCACCACATCGACCGCGACCGCCGCCCTCTACAACCCGGCGGCCGATGCGTGGACCTCGGTTCCAGCGATGAGCGACGAGCGCAGCGGGCACACCGCGACGCTGCTCGCGAACGGCAAGGTGCTCCTCGCGGGCGGCGTGAGGTATGGAATCATCACGAACGCGTACCTGTCCAGCGCAGAGCTCTATGCCGATCCGACCACGACGTGGGTTGCCACGGCATGGACGATGGTCACGCCGATGAATGACGATCGAGCCGAGCACGCAGCGATCGTGCTCAACGACGGCAGGGTGCTGGTGACGGGGGGTGGCCATGCGCCAGCGGCCAACCGCGCCGAGCTGTACGGTCGGTTAAGCAATACCTGGACAGCGGCCCCTCCCATGGCAACTGGGCGAGATGAGCACACGATGACGCTGCTCCCGAACGGCAAGGTGCTGGTCGTGGGAGGCCACGGGACGTCCGCGTCCAACGCCGCCGAGGTGTACGACCCGACGACCAACACATGGTCGCCCGCGGGATCGCCGCACGCCGCCCGAGTCGGACACTCGGCCACGCTGCTCCTGAACGGCAAGGTGCTGGTCGTGGGTGGGTTCCTGCTCGACGCTCTCACTGCCCCAGTCGCGCTTTACGATCCGGCGAGCAACACCTGGTCGCCTGCCGCGCCGGACGGCGCCACCCTCGGCAAGCATACCGCGACGCGGCTCACGAGCGGCGACGTGCTGGTCACGGGCGGTAACGGCAACGGGACGCTGTTGGACAGGGCCATGCTCTATCATCCGGCGACCGACAGCTGGTCGCCCGCGGGCAGCATGAGCGTCCCGCGTTGGTATCACACGGCGACGTTGCTGAACAATGGCGACGTGCTGATCGCCGGAGGTGCCAACGGCAACAACTATCTGTCGAGCACCGAGCTGTATCATCCGGCGACGAACAGCTGGTCACCCGGACCGGCCATCGGTATCCGCGCCTACCACACGGCGACGCGGCTCACGGACGGCAGGGTGTTGATCGCTGGAGGCTATATGGGGACGTCTCAGTTGGCGACAGCCTGGCTCGTGAATTCGACAGGAACGACTTCGGCCCCGACCGGCGCGATGAACCAGGCACGAAACAGCCATACAGCGGTCCTGCTCGGGAACGGCAAGGTACTGGTCACAGGCGGAATATACTTCGGAAGTCTGCCGAGCGCCGAGGTCTACACGCCCTGA